AGAGTTGAGATTGACAAGTCGGATCACGAGCATATATAATGCAATCGGCACAAGCAACCTGATGTGATTATGCTgtgaaaaaaattatactagACGTAATGAAACAACATCAATAGCATCCAAGGTTGCAGATGGAGCAACTGTAGAATCTTCAGGGAATAGTCTATTTCAAAAACTTAATGGTCATGGAATAGCAGGGCACAATTTTGAGTagtctttttttctcttgctcCGATGAGTGCATCCAGTAAGCACACCAAGATTGCTTGACCACCATGTGGTCAAATGGTCAATGCTGACGAAACTTTCAGACCGAATGCTAGCTGCCTGCCTAGCTGTACTGTACAGGAATTCAATAGCCTGGTCAAATGGTCAATGCTAACGCAACTTTCAGACCGAAGGCTAGCTGTACTGTACAGGTTTTCAATAACCACCAACTGATCGTGAAGGCAACCACCATCAGGGACATAGTGGCCGTGTTATCCCAGCCCTATTCAGCTTGCTGTCCTCGGCATATATTTAAGCGCCGTAACGGTACGATTTCCTACCATAATAACGTACCCCATGAATTATGCAAGATAAAAGTCATGCCCTACTAATCGTCACTGCACACTAAAACCACCCAAAGAATGACAACAAAACAAGAATGGAATCATGTCATCTTGCATTCCAGTTACAGCAGGGAAGCAAGAAGACGAGAACGTACGGGTccatgcatgccaagttgccaACTATGGGCCGGACAGAGGTGAATGAAGACGATGCCATGCTCAGAAAGCTATAAACATGGACTGGCAGAGATGAAGACGATGCCGGACGTCCGACGGTGCCATGCTTGGAAAGCTAGAAAAGCAACTGTAAATGATCGTGGCACAGGCAAGGGGACCCCGAAACCAAAAGCCTTTGTCCGTAGCTAAGCTTGGCCAGGCCACGAACAATTCATTATTCAAGTACCCGGCAACTTTACCACCGCCGTCCGGTCCCACGTGTCACAGTAACTACCATACGGAAGTAACTATGTTTGCTAAGCACTAGCTTAATCTGTCGCCACATTTTCTTCAAGAGGATAACCTGTCAACTAAACTTAGAAAACTTTCCCCCGGCTAAACCGCACGGCGAGAGATAGAGACGCTAATTAACACACGCCGGAATCAATTAGTCTCACGGCCGAAGAGTTCAaaatttcttgtgggtaaatgGCGTCATGGTAGTAGCAATGGGGGGATCACTTGGTTAATTTGGGTTGGGTTACTTGGGTACCTGGGATGCGAGGATCTCGGCGCCgcggtggaggaagagggtgaAGTGGCTGGTGAGGTTGAAGGGCCCCGTGAGCCACTTCCCCTCCGGCACCAccagcgccgccccgccgccgtcggccgccCGGCGCGACAGGTCCGCCACCGCCCTCGCGAACGCCGCCGTGTTCAGCGTCTTCCCGTCCCCCACCGCCCCGTACTCCGTGATCCGCTTCACGTGCTTCCTGCAACAACtaccccccgccgccgccggacgccgcgacgcgcctgcgccgccgaccgccgcgGCGCACAGTAgcagcgccgccacggccacctGAAATTAACAAATCGAATGCTCAGGGAAAATCAGACGGGGGGGGGAGAGATCGCGATTTGGTTTGCTTACGTGCAGAGCGCTTCGTGTGAGCATTGTGATTAGCGTTTGTTTGCGAGGGGGGATGGAGGTCACGGACGACGGGGAGACGAAAGGCGAGGAAAACGGTGGCGTTTATATAGAAACCGGGGCGAAACCGACGGGTggggaagggagagagagagagagagattttaCGGGTCTGCCCATCTTGCTGCTGCCTAATTTCGTGCCCCGGGCACAATGCGCTAGACGTGGCAAGGGTTGCGTGCGTGAGCCTGGTCGACAGTCCACAGGTGTACTAAACTGTGTCAAGTTCCATCGCGAGGGGAGCACCGCCAGTTGCTCTCGAGGTGAGGTGCTTGGCGTTCAAGTCCGTGGGCACGTACGTTCCATCTAAGCTACGGTTTTGACGGAACACGTCGTGGTCTCGTGGAGCCGCCGCACGAGCGATGGTGTGCTAGCTTTGAGAGGAGAGGCGTGCAGTGCAAATGCAGAACGTGTGTGCGTGTGACCAAGGAGAAGAGTGCAAGGCATCTCGTTAATCATGCGGATGCCTGATTGGTTATACCATGCTCTCTATTTCCTTCCCTTTGTTTAGGCTTAGTATGTAATCAGGTCAAGGAGAAGGTTCTATGGCTTCTCCAACGAGACGACAACACCATCTCATCACTCTAAATTAACTCCTCGCTGGATAGATTTATGTTGCTATTCTTTTGTGCAAAAacgaagaaaaaacacgtaAAACCTTTTGGATGGTCCAAGTCCAACAGAGCCATACAGGACCACCACTGAGCAAATGGGCAAGTATTTTAGCCCATGAAGTAGGCAGGCCCGccaaaccaaaccaaccaAGCCTGGAGCAGCTCCCCAGTCCCCACGTCGTGCATTGTGCGCCCTTTTGCAGGCGTGCAGCAGTTCGGCCTACTTCCCACTCTGAATTcctctcgaaaaaaaaaaaagtctccACAAGCGGGGCAAGCGGCGCCGCTGGGGTTGCACTTGCACGCCGATCCTGCTCGCCTTGGTGTGTTCGTATTGGCACTGCAATGCCAGTGGCTGCTGCCATTTGCTCCCGTGGCGAGAATAAAATCTTGGCATGCAATGGCAGAGCCCAGGGACCAGCTGGAACGTAGTAGCCTGAGAGACGAGCGCGACTTGAGACGGAGACACGAGGCGCGCATTAAAACCGGGATTTGTCCTGGTGCAGCCACAGCCCACAACACCCCCCGATCGCTCGCCGATGTTGGCTGTGGGTTCGGTGACAAGTTGGCCCTTTCACGAGTTCACGTGAGACTGACGGGGCTATAGCGCTGCCGGGGACCGGGCCGTGAGCCGAGCGCTTGGCCACCTGCGGGTAGGCAGCTGCAGTGTGTCCCTGGCTGTATGCTCTATTGGCCCATACGGCCATACCTAGCAGGTTTGTTTAATTTTGGGCCAGGCATGCAGCTGTGGCTGTGAACTGGTGAGCCACTGAGCCCGGCGGTGCATCCACTACATCGAGCTAGTACTACTTTGGTAGCAGTACAACTGCATGGCCTCCGGTAATACTAGTACGTACATTGTGCTGATATTTTCTTCTGGTTGCCGTTTTGCGACCTTTTTCCATCGGCTGTCCATCAGAAGAGACGCCCGTCGACGAACCGAATGGACCGATCCCCACTGTTGGCTCTGTAGATATATTTACTCTCTCATTCATCTGTTCACGACAAGGCAAATTAGCCTGACGTGACGAGCTGGCTGCACTTGTGCGGGAGCGCCGtggttcagacttcagagcgGGCTGACCCCGGCCGGGCTGGCCAGCGCCCAGCCGGGCAACGCGCGCACATGTTAGGCCGGTCGGGCCGGGTCCCGTCTCGCCTCATCCGATCGAACACCCGCGGTCATGCATCTTCCGAATTGGCAGATTTGGATGGATTTGGCTCTCTGGATCGGTGGTGGGCGTCACTGTTGGACACGCACGGCTTTGTCCCCCGGAACGCTAGAAAGGCAGTCCTGATGATCCGATCGCGTTTAATTTGCCACCACGACGCGACAACGCACAGGATACATATGTTGCATTTGAATTTCGGAACGCAAGTAATTTCGACTGATGGATGATTCTGTCCACATCCAGGCCCATGCACCAAGGATTCAcgtaagattaatgtaggtcCGATGCATAAGAAATCTTGATCTGATAGCCACGAGTGTTGACTGagaaaataactatttcttaaaCGACTGACAAATAGACACTTTTAAAAGCaataaaataactatttcttaaaCGACCGAGAAATAGATACTTCCGTGCGAGCAAGAGACCTCCCCGAACAGCCACCAAATCCTACTGCTCTCGCGCCATGAGCCCATGACCACGGGAGACGCCATCAGCCAGTTTTGGTTCCCCATATACTTGCATCCAAGAAACGGTCTTATGCTTTCTTCTTTAGAACGATGAAGGAACAACGATCTTTCACTAAAGTACTGCTTTTAACCAACAAGTTAGATGCGTGTTGCTTTAAATTCGCCCGTACGTACGCACGTAGAGTTGCTTTCTTGCACATATATCATGCCTGTGACGCTATCTAGCTCGTACTTATAGCCCCCTTCCATCTTCTGAGACATTCTTCTGCACTTCGAAAGGGATAACAATCCtgatttcttctccttctctttggTTGGTGGGAAAAACACGAACAATGAGCTCACCATCGAGAGTTAATTAGTAAAAAAAGTTGGAGGAGAATGACGTGCATGGAATCGAGTCGTCTCAGTTTTTGGGGTAAAATTGAAGGACATCGACTGTTCGGTTGTGTGCAGATGCAGGATGACACCTCCATGCATCTAAATAAAATCGAGGACCCGGCCGGGGccgttctttctttttcttaggTGCTGAGAAAGCGCCGGATGTTAATAGTTCCAGTATTTTAAGTGTTTGAATTGGTAGCCACCAAATCGGCCATTTTCATGTGCGCGTGGATAAATATCTCTGTTCAACTCGAGTTTGTTCTGGTAGACCGATCCTCCCAACTGAACAAACATGTTTAAACCATTTCAGCGTAGCTAACTAACAAATCAAATACTAAGTGCCAAAAGCCGCATGCTAAACGAGTACTAGGTCAACAGTATAGAAAGATGTCTTTGCAGGGGCCTGGGGGATAGTACGCAATGATGCTCGATTCCACAGATTGGGAACTTTACGCGATTTGTTATATGTGTTCGGACAAGAACGTAATTTGAGCCGACAAATTAGATATATTCCCTTGATCAGCAGTACTAAATGACTCGAGAAAGGAAAAGGGTCTCGATGCGCAAATGGAAGACAGAGCCCATCCAAAGACACGAGAACGGGTTATTCACAAGAGGGTTTAAGCAAACATCATGTACACCGTACTGTAATAGCACTGTCATATATGCACACCAAGGCATTGAAGAACAGAAAGAAATACAAAGAACTTGGTCGAGACGAGGCAGCACAAAGATCCTATCAAGCTCTCGCTGACGGGCTCGCATTTATAACTCATGTAGAACAACTGGCCTGCGATCAATTATTAATCTCGATCCTTTCATGGCAATACACCCTGCCCCTGGAACAGAGATGAAACAAGCTTTCAGGAACCATTTCATGTGTACATGTGCCTGCAGCATGGTTTGAGGTTCCCTCTTAGCTTACGCTGGACTTCTTGCAGTAGAGGATGGCGTCGCGGACGGCCGTGTCGGCATTGCCGTGGCACCACTCGACGCCGCGCGCCGGGCTCGCCATGGCtgccgttgccgccggcgcGACCCTGTGCCTCGGCGCGAGCGCCTTCACCTTCCTGTACAGCGGCATCAGGATCCGCAGGCACCTCAGCAGCACCTTGTTccacggcgccgacgacgaagacgaagtCCTCCCGGCGCGATTGCTGCTGTTCCTTGCGCTGGAGCACGAGCTCATCGACACCGGCGTGCTCTGCGCCGAGAGGAACAGAggcgatgccgatgccgacgcGCTCGGCGCGTCCAGAGCACGGCGGAACATCAAGCAATCGGCGTCTTCTTGCGCAGCGGCCGAGCAGGGGAGGAAGATCTGGCTCGCGCTGACGACGAGCATCTTCGGGGACGGAGGCTCTTCCGGCCGCGGCaggccgaaggagaagtcgcttgccggcgccggcgcggtcGCCCAGCGCATGGAGAAGAGCTCGGGGTCGTCTTCCATGTCGTCGTCcatgaaggaggaggagcgcgggCTCCCGAGGCGCTCGAAGGACGGCGGCGCCTGGGCGCGCGTGAGCCACCCGTAGGAGAAGCTGTCGCTCAGGTGCTGCAGCGAGCCGACCTCCATGAGTTGCGTCTTGCGTGCGCACGAGGGGAGCTTTAGCTTGGCCTCTCTGGTCCGCGGTGCAGCTCGGCTTAGGATGGCACGCACCGGCATGGCATAGATATAGGCAGAGGCGATCGATCGAGTCGTCTTGTCTCGGTTCCATTTGCTGCAAAATGTCCATGCTGCCCTTGTAATGCGGACAAGAATAGTGTACATATTGTATTTTCCAGGAGCCATCTTCCAGGAATAAACATAGCGGAGTTTGCCAACGCTCAAGCGATTGATTttgtaaataaataaataaaacaagatCGATTCTGGgtttctatttttcttgacCGAGATTCAACAGAATGTGACTGCTCAATTGGTCCTCAGTTGCGAGCCTGCTGCGACGAACACGGCGAAGCGTTGGCTAGTCACTTCGTACCCAAGCCGAGGAAAATGACAAGCATCCCGACTGAACGTTGCCTAGGCcaggctctctctctcgccggcGCGTCAAAGACAGACTCAAGCTGCCACGAGAAGAAAATGTAAAGGACCCATGGGGTTAGTCGGGTGGTTGGCATAATCCTGACAAAAACTCAGCGTTGCCGCACGGGCGCCTATCTGACCTTGCCATCATAGCAGAGCAAGACTTTCAGTCCTGTCACCCTGCGAATTCAGTTCGATCTACTGGGGCAGTTTGCATTACTACTAGAGCTAGCATAGCATGCCAGCTTGCCGTGTCAACtgggcaggcaggcagccaAAGGGAGAACAATAGACGGATGGATCGAAGAAATCTCCGGTTCTGGGAGAAGGAAGATAAATGTGGTCCTCACGTTGCGAGATCTCCGAAAGGCTGCTGGAGAATTGAGCATGGCATATGCTCGATTGAGGGGAGGGAGGCGTGTCATGCAATTGGGGGAAGCGGGCTTTGGACTATCGAGGATAGACAGACAGACACGGTTCTTGAATCAAGACCTTTGCTTCTTGTCCTGCAGAAGGGGGGAAAACGGCTTCGAGAGCCCTTGGAACAAGGGGCATCTGTCTGGCTGAGCGCCCTACCGGAACAGCGGGGACATCATGCGAGTTCGCCGCGTTCTAGGCTCAGGTTCCGCTCGTGTGCTTGTCTCCGTGTGGGTTCTGCCGCTAAGGTCCCGTTCTAGTAGCAATATAGAAGaatatcattgttgttgcatgttggAGAGTTTTGGGTTTTTTATATTTGTGTAGGCAGTGGTGGCCAGAGAGCTGCTATCGACTATCGTTCGATTTATGGACAGACAGGAAACAAATGTTGTGACCAGAAGCACGACACCATCAGCAGAAGACGgcaagagaaaagaaaaaacttaagCAGATGAGATGCATTCACAAGAGCACATACAAATAAGCAATTTAAAAAGTAGTACTACTCCATATGTTTGCGATGTAGGCTGGCAATGTAAAAATTGTGGATTGCCTCTAGAAGCTGCAGATTGCTAGTatgtttgtttcattttgtCTGGCCAAAGGAATCAGTCCATGCTAAGCACCTCAGCTCAGCTGAGGGCTGACCGGCTGAGGCATCATATGGGCCACATCCACTACATAAAGAACCTCCTCAACTGTGGCGCTCTGGTGAAAGAGAATCGCTCAAAACTTTTTCAAAGTGTTTTACTAACGGGAACTGTGTCTGcaaataggaaaaaaatgttcaaaGTGTACCATCGTTCTTCAGTTGACAGAACAAATACATCTTTGCAGAAATCTTTGAAGGAACTTTCTGTAGACAAGCATCCAAAAGCACCAAGTGTAGGATGATCCAACAATAATGTCGTTTTGTGCTCCAGCGCAGCAGAGACTTCCGTCTAAGAGTAAGACCATGACCACCCCAAAGCTAACGACATGTAATggacacacatatatatgaaTAGCAAAGATTCAGGGATAAACCGAGGAGCAACAACTATGCAGATTTTGGAGTGCAcgattgagaaaaaaaaatcgactGGAGGGGAAAAAGACCAAATATTGTTCCAGCACTGAGCATCGCATTGGACACAGCAACTACACATCAGTAAGTGCCGACCATACCTTTTAACATGCACATCCTGGTAATCCTTTTGTGGAACATTGGGGTACAGTTTGCGCCCACCAGGTTATAGCTTTCCAGGAGTTGTCGTATGCCGTCTCTTTACTCAAAGCACTTTgcatcataatttttggaataTGTATGGCCCAGAAGAATGCGCACACATCGAACCGGTGCCGGCATTCCTTTCTAAACAGTGAACCATGACCGACAAATTAGCTTCAAGTTAAGAAATTAAACACTCATTGTACAGCTAGGCAGAATAAAGGGTATGGGGTTTAGTGGCTGAGTAGGGAATTTCACTTTTGACAAGATATGTGACATAGTTGAGGTATTGGGGCTCAACAGATAAATCACACAATCATAAAGGAGCAGATGTAAGAAACTGGACTCAAGTCAAATTACTTTTCACCAATTAAATTTGTCCTTATAAACCAGATGaaccaaccaaacaacacatATCCCCATGGTATCTCTAGCTGATCACCAGCGGGTAACAGAAAGCCTTGGTGGTGTGATGAATTTGAATACCGAGGTGCTTGAAACGTAAACATCTACTGGGCTCGTTTCTCTTCAGCTTCCATTtaattttcaaaaagaaaagtttaTAGCTGACATTCAGCAGTAATCAGCACACTATGTCAACTACTGGTTGTTAACTGGTACAACTACGCATTCCTATGGGTCATGAAAGTGTAGTGTGCCTTTTGTGTTACTTTTGAAATAGCCCATGCATGTCATACACGGGCACCGTGGCCTGTAAAATCTAGCCAAATCAACAACTTAAGTAACTACTCCGCATTTAGTAACAAAACGGCCACACATGACCGCAACCCTACGAGATTACTACGGCCAAATGATATTAAATAAACCCTAAAACTCAGCACGATTACGACAGGCTTCTTCCAAAATGTATTTCATTTCTGCATGTACATGGTCTATCATTGCAGCACAATGATGTGCTGGGCCAGTTGGTGAGATGGGCTGATTAATTTTATATTTTGGATCTCAAACTAATGGATAAATCTGAACTTCTTGTCTTTTAGGCCAATTATTTGGGTTCAGGTGAGGTCAACTGGTCAACCCAACAACAGGGAAATACACCACAAGTTAGGAGTATGTGAGTTCACAGAAGAGGTTCCTTTCTAAGAAATAAACattcaaattatattttcGGTGGGTGCAAAAAGGCAACAATACAAACTTTTAATGCAAGAGAACCAGAAACAAAACAAGCGGTGACAGGCAAGATTTACGGCTGCTCGGTCATTATGGATTAGAATGATTTCAGAAGTTTGCAAAGGTGCATATCAAGCTAAACAGAACAAAGCAGAAGATGTGAAAAAAATAACCATACACACTGTACAGTTTCACGGAAGCAATCTCACGTAAGAGCCAACCACAACAGTagatcaaaacaaaattatgaaTATCTCAATTAAACTTTAAGGAAGCACTCTCCTAAGTTAGGAGATCAGAAAATTCCACTAATACCGTTTCTTTGACACCATGAGTTTATGATCCAATATTGTTCAAACCGGGAAGTTAATATCtcttatttttatataaaaaatctAAAGAATTACTGCACTGGTGTTTATAAGATTAACCATTTAACCTGACAAACAAATTAGacatgaaaacaaaactattGAGAAGTTTAGGAAAATATTCTAGAATCGAACAGATGAATTGTACAAATGCAAAATGTATCAGATTGGATAAATTACTGGACCTGGTAGATTTCCTTCTGCTGTTACTATGGACTAGCACTTCATTTTACTGCCCAAATAGATAAAAGGAACTGCATAAACACAAACAGACTGAAAATAATAGGCAGAGCACAATGGTGAAAATTTCAGGGTACTGTAATCTGATGGATTTGTTGAGACTAAACCTAACAAACAGTTGGACAAACTGATCTAACTAATTTTGTGGCACATGCTTACAAAACTAGTTCAGACCCAAGTAGGGTATAACTACAAGAGATCTACTATTTGTTAATTGGTTTGAACAAAATATTTCCCTCTTGAGACAACTACTAAATCATGATTCGATATGATAGTGCCATGATTTAAACTAGACGTCTATACATATCACAGCCAGGTATTTGAGCATATTTAAATTACTGGACAGAGAAGTGCAAAGCAGTAGTAATACAAACACATCTAAAGTACACACAATTCCATGTTTTGGCAACGTCTTACATGAACACTTCCACTGATATGGTCTGCACCGGCTAAGCTCAAACAATTGAAACTTCAACCATGAAAAGTGCAGAAGCATAAATTAGTAAGCTAAGATACTTACAACCACACCACATCATCACTTCATTAGAGATACACACAATAGCCAGAGTTTGAAGCTCCTCAAATCTCATGTCTCTCAATAGTCTGTCTTGGTGGGTACGAGCTGATAAGCTCTAGCCAACTTCCCATCACCAGAATCAATTGATTGGCGAGAGCAAAGCGTACCATTATTTCTCAGCTCGGTCCTCAACCTCATCACCAGCACGACCAAAACCAGCAACAATCCCGCAAAGATTAAACCACAAAGCAGCGAGCGAACGAATTCACCAATCCCCATTCTGATTGCGTACCCCATGTCCAGAGAAACTGGAAAATCCCCATCCATGCCGCCGCCTGTCTTGTTCATCCTCATTATCTCAATCGCATTCAGGAAACCGCTCACTTGTTCAGATCGGCTCATCTTCGAGCCAACGATGGCCAATTTCAGTATTCCTTCATCCTCGACGTCCACAACAAAGTCAATGTAATACGGGTACGCTAAGGACCCGGTGACACTTGAAATGTCAAAATACTTCACCGCTAGATGGCCGTTGACATAGATATCGAAGTATAGCTGATATAAGGCCTTGCTCACAATGTCGCAGAAGTGCGTCCGCACCAGGTACCTGCTTCCAGCAGGCACTGGGAAACCCCATGTCACATTGCCGTCTGACCTAAccgacctcgccgagttgTAGACGTTGTCGGGAGCCACCTCGCGGCTCATCAA
This is a stretch of genomic DNA from Brachypodium distachyon strain Bd21 chromosome 1, Brachypodium_distachyon_v3.0, whole genome shotgun sequence. It encodes these proteins:
- the LOC100837960 gene encoding uncharacterized protein LOC100837960, coding for MPVRAILSRAAPRTREAKLKLPSCARKTQLMEVGSLQHLSDSFSYGWLTRAQAPPSFERLGSPRSSSFMDDDMEDDPELFSMRWATAPAPASDFSFGLPRPEEPPSPKMLVVSASQIFLPCSAAAQEDADCLMFRRALDAPSASASASPLFLSAQSTPVSMSSCSSARNSSNRAGRTSSSSSAPWNKVLLRCLRILMPLYRKVKALAPRHRVAPAATAAMASPARGVEWCHGNADTAVRDAILYCKKSSGQGVLP